From uncultured Roseateles sp., the proteins below share one genomic window:
- a CDS encoding efflux transporter outer membrane subunit, with the protein MLIKTRLKVPGLTALALAALLSACAGTAPPAPDLKALPAAWSAPLPHGGQGGRLKQWWARLDDEALVALIASAQQTNPSIDVALARMAQARAQLGSSRADQGPQLNGSVSSVRSRPATPGSARPQTLGTVGLDASWELDLFAQRRRQTLADEARAQAGELGWHSARVSLAAEVAQTYLALRACEAGASILAQDAEALSRMSGLTAKKVAAGMEAQANGQQLDASAADARSRHLGQQAECEVLVKGLVALSGKPEAELRQLLKQGSGRLPQAAAFEVASVPAQVLAQRPDVAAAERQVVAALAEVGSVEAAGWPQLRLGGSLSRGELRVGGGSDSGTGWSIGPVLHVPLFDSGLLSAAVAAAKARSDEAYAQYRASAIQAVREVEEALVRLDSAQAREADAQRAAQGYEQVQGATAARWQAGLGNLIELEESRRNALNARSSLLQVQRERVGAWLSLYKAAGGGWEATDAVPPVTVSR; encoded by the coding sequence ATGTTGATCAAGACCCGACTCAAGGTCCCTGGGCTGACGGCGCTGGCCCTGGCCGCGCTGCTGAGCGCCTGTGCAGGCACCGCGCCGCCGGCGCCTGACCTGAAGGCTCTGCCTGCGGCCTGGTCCGCGCCGCTGCCCCACGGAGGCCAGGGCGGCCGGTTGAAGCAATGGTGGGCACGGCTGGACGATGAGGCGCTGGTGGCCCTGATCGCCAGCGCCCAGCAGACCAACCCCAGCATCGATGTGGCCCTGGCGCGCATGGCCCAGGCCCGCGCCCAGCTGGGCAGCAGCCGGGCCGATCAGGGGCCGCAGCTGAACGGCAGCGTTTCGAGTGTGCGCAGCCGGCCGGCCACACCCGGCAGTGCCCGCCCGCAGACCCTGGGCACGGTGGGCCTTGATGCCTCCTGGGAGCTGGACCTGTTCGCGCAGCGCCGCCGCCAGACTCTGGCCGACGAGGCCCGCGCCCAGGCCGGCGAGCTGGGCTGGCACAGCGCCCGCGTCAGCCTGGCCGCCGAGGTGGCGCAAACCTATCTGGCCTTGCGTGCCTGTGAGGCCGGTGCCTCCATCCTGGCCCAGGACGCCGAAGCGCTGTCGCGCATGTCGGGCCTGACGGCGAAGAAGGTTGCCGCCGGCATGGAGGCCCAGGCCAATGGCCAGCAGCTGGACGCCAGCGCCGCCGATGCGCGCTCACGCCATCTGGGCCAGCAGGCCGAGTGCGAGGTCCTGGTCAAGGGCCTGGTTGCGCTGAGCGGCAAGCCCGAAGCCGAGCTGCGCCAGCTGCTGAAGCAGGGCAGCGGGCGCCTGCCTCAGGCGGCCGCCTTCGAGGTGGCCAGCGTGCCAGCCCAGGTGCTGGCCCAGCGCCCCGATGTGGCCGCGGCCGAGCGCCAGGTGGTGGCGGCCTTGGCCGAGGTTGGCTCGGTCGAGGCCGCAGGCTGGCCGCAGCTGCGACTCGGTGGTTCCCTGTCTCGCGGTGAGCTGCGCGTTGGCGGTGGCAGTGACAGCGGCACCGGCTGGTCCATCGGCCCCGTCCTGCATGTGCCGCTGTTCGACAGCGGCCTGCTCAGCGCCGCCGTCGCCGCTGCCAAGGCGCGCAGCGACGAGGCCTATGCCCAGTACCGTGCCAGCGCCATCCAGGCGGTGCGCGAGGTCGAGGAGGCGCTGGTGCGGCTGGACTCGGCGCAAGCCCGGGAGGCCGATGCCCAGCGCGCCGCCCAGGGCTACGAGCAGGTGCAGGGCGCCACTGCGGCGCGCTGGCAGGCGGGCCTGGGCAATCTGATCGAGCTGGAAGAGTCGCGGCGCAATGCGCTGAATGCGCGCTCAAGCCTGCTGCAGGTGCAGCGCGAGCGCGTCGGCGCCTGGCTCAGTTTGTACAAGGCGGCGGGCGGAGGCTGGGAGGCCACCGATGCCGTGCCGCCAGTGACCGTATCGAGGTGA
- a CDS encoding Hpt domain-containing protein, producing the protein MDLPRDSEFPADLSPLAWVQEELRRSLEAAHKALRRYARDVDAPRISSGVPGQDTLDLSALNSARQQVHQAAGVVSLVGLPAGATMLRACEAGLQALINDPSRIKLEAIETLERADFALLDYIARLLAGRPVSSLSLFPPYRAVQALAGAERIHPADLWTHEWTWQEPPNEITVTPRRPDSARSAFETTLLKFMREGSADGARALSELCASMAAGAPTAAARSLWHVAAAFFEAQGLGMLQPDAFAKRIGSRLLSQLRAGAGSDPAVADRLARDLLFFCAQSAAPPFPGAAPRLHAVREAYGLDQHQVVDYEEARLGLVDPAWVVQARKRVSVAKDAWSSVAEGDVQRLQGLDELFALVSESLQRLFPRGEVLGQTLQRAVVGTARAGAAPTSALAMEVATAMLYVDAALEDAAFDAPEQAERVQRLAQRVDSVAHGDPAQPLEAWMEELYRRVSDRQTMGSVVQELRSALSETEKLVDEYFRDTSRRQVLIPVPGQMSAMRGVLTVLGMEQAAQAVLRMRDEVDELVNTEVDATRQGPRQIFERLAGNLGALGFLIDMLSVQPHLAKRLFKYDDETGVLAPVMGRREGEATGFAGLDDLLPLAESELSVPTLPEPVPEPLAEAVAETAVEAPAELPDFGLDFGLDEAQPPVADEPELLTLPDIDAPPPPPEPVRPPLPEPVALPVLTATDTEIDAEMLEVFLEECDEVVATAREALAQLQLDSGDQNQLTTVRRAFHTLKGSSRMVGLLDFGEGAWACEQLYNARLGDNRPADAGLLGFSGEALDYLHDWRNAIAEKRQGGHQSASLRRAADALRIEGRVEALEWPHATVAEPGAVVEAVAEVAAQPLLEVPAIAELPVPEEEVVLEPTELAALEPELLVDLPMEAIAVPETEEDAFFELDLPALPAEPEIVPEAVAQALPEPALPSFELDLDFGAVTPVVVAEVEASPVLPDAELPALPAATELPLALDELEDEDLLLPEDEPLPVVEPEPEPQIIEVAELVEPEAIAALEETPPPKPHLELVHSVDALVADEAREQALAEQAEAVKVIGPLRISIALFNIFLNEADELSRRLCVELAEWALELNQQLPESSVALAHSLAGNAATVGFEDLSRLARLLEHGLERSHALGRGTVEEGELFVEAADEIRRLLHQFAAGFLKAPDAALNQRLIDHEHRAAERLQDLALHAPLVEPDSDDMPLVEVIEDPAHAAPDDEALATVAAETLAGVEEAPEIIEVLEPVEPEPEPEPEPEPGLSMLGQLGEVLSGPLQPVAEVHAAPGRAHARDELDVADLDAEDSIDTELFPIFEEEGIELLRQLAALMRDWLALPGDMSSASACMRNLHTLKGGARLAGAMRLGEMAHRMESVVESLLGSGQAEASDIERLQSHVDAMAAVFDALRHPPAPAEAEPVVVVTPAPVQLPEPTPPAVAEAVEIEALASLEALDASPPGPVVEAIVAPAAPLPAPVEIDWSRFAPSGAATAPQERAQSAAGQGMVRVRAPLLERLINQAGEVSIRRSRMESEVAQMKGSLNDLTDNLERLRQQLRDMEFQADAQISSRLESAKQAERDFDPLEFDRYTRVQELTRIMAESVGDVATVQRTLQRALQSAEDELAAQARLTRDLQDDLLSTRMVEFDSLSDRLYRVLRQAAKETGKQVRLDVQGGSIEVDRGVLERMTAAFEHLLRNSVIHGIESPEKRVAAGKEATGNIVVALTHEGNEVAVEFRDDGAGLNLERIRQRAVQMGLLTAEAKPGTAELTQLIFMHGFSTASALTEMAGRGVGMDVVRDDVNAMGGRIASASSPGQGTSFKLLLPLTTAVTQVVMLRCGDDVVAVPATLIEVVKRVPVPEIEAAYRSGTFTAGEPMPFFWLGGLLQQSAAGVLQGRNQPLVIVKSAQQRVALHVDEVIGNQEVVVKNLGPQLARVPGLAGITLLASGAAALIYNPVALATLHGDRARQRAEAALQAQTPQAQEVVATLAPTVMVVDDSLTVRRVTQRLLEREGYRVTLAKDGLDALEKLADELPDMVLSDIEMPRMDGFDLVRNMHADARLRELPVIMITSRIAQKHKDYAAELGVQHYLGKPYDEEELLALIARYTSRQNRG; encoded by the coding sequence ATGGACCTCCCGCGTGATTCCGAGTTTCCGGCCGACCTCAGCCCCCTGGCCTGGGTGCAGGAAGAGTTGCGCCGTTCGCTGGAGGCCGCGCACAAGGCCTTGCGGCGCTATGCGCGCGATGTCGATGCGCCCCGTATTTCTTCCGGGGTGCCGGGCCAGGACACGCTGGACCTCAGCGCCCTGAACAGCGCCCGCCAGCAGGTGCACCAGGCCGCCGGCGTGGTTTCCCTGGTCGGCCTGCCCGCCGGCGCGACGATGTTGCGGGCCTGCGAGGCCGGGCTGCAGGCGCTGATCAATGACCCGTCGCGCATCAAGCTGGAGGCGATCGAGACCCTGGAGCGGGCCGACTTTGCCCTGCTCGACTACATCGCCCGGCTGCTGGCCGGCCGGCCCGTGTCGTCGCTGAGCCTGTTCCCGCCCTACCGCGCGGTGCAGGCGCTGGCCGGCGCCGAGCGCATCCATCCGGCCGATCTGTGGACCCACGAGTGGACCTGGCAGGAGCCGCCCAACGAGATCACCGTCACGCCGCGCCGGCCCGACAGCGCACGTTCGGCTTTCGAGACCACGCTGCTGAAGTTCATGCGCGAGGGCTCGGCCGATGGCGCCCGCGCGCTCAGCGAGCTGTGCGCCAGCATGGCTGCCGGAGCGCCCACGGCCGCCGCACGCAGCCTGTGGCATGTGGCCGCCGCATTCTTCGAGGCCCAGGGCCTCGGTATGTTGCAGCCCGACGCCTTTGCCAAACGCATAGGCTCGCGCCTGCTGTCGCAGCTGCGTGCCGGTGCGGGGAGTGACCCGGCCGTGGCCGACCGCCTGGCTCGCGACCTGCTGTTCTTCTGCGCCCAGAGTGCGGCCCCGCCTTTCCCCGGCGCGGCGCCGCGCCTGCATGCGGTGCGTGAGGCCTATGGCCTCGATCAGCACCAGGTGGTGGACTACGAAGAGGCCCGCCTGGGCCTGGTCGATCCGGCCTGGGTGGTGCAGGCGCGCAAGCGCGTGTCGGTGGCCAAGGATGCCTGGTCCTCGGTGGCCGAAGGCGATGTGCAGCGCCTGCAAGGCCTGGATGAATTGTTTGCGCTGGTGTCCGAATCCTTGCAGCGCCTGTTCCCGCGCGGCGAGGTGCTGGGCCAGACGCTGCAGCGTGCGGTGGTCGGCACCGCCCGCGCCGGCGCCGCGCCCACCTCGGCTCTGGCCATGGAGGTGGCCACGGCGATGTTGTACGTCGACGCGGCGCTGGAAGACGCCGCCTTCGATGCCCCCGAGCAGGCCGAGCGGGTGCAGCGCCTGGCCCAGCGCGTCGACTCGGTGGCCCATGGCGATCCGGCGCAGCCGCTGGAGGCCTGGATGGAGGAGTTGTACCGCCGCGTCTCCGACCGCCAGACCATGGGCAGCGTCGTGCAGGAACTGCGCAGCGCGCTGTCCGAGACCGAGAAGCTGGTCGACGAATATTTCCGCGACACCAGCCGGCGCCAGGTCTTGATACCGGTGCCGGGCCAGATGTCGGCGATGCGCGGTGTGCTGACCGTGCTGGGCATGGAGCAGGCCGCCCAGGCGGTGCTGCGCATGCGCGACGAGGTTGATGAACTGGTCAACACCGAGGTCGATGCCACGCGCCAGGGCCCGCGCCAGATCTTCGAGCGCCTGGCCGGCAATCTGGGCGCCCTGGGTTTTCTGATCGACATGCTCAGCGTGCAGCCGCACCTGGCCAAGCGCCTGTTCAAATACGACGACGAGACTGGCGTGCTGGCCCCGGTGATGGGCCGCCGCGAGGGTGAGGCGACCGGTTTTGCCGGGCTGGACGATCTGCTGCCGCTGGCCGAGTCGGAGCTGTCGGTGCCTACCCTGCCCGAGCCCGTGCCTGAGCCCCTGGCCGAAGCGGTTGCCGAGACAGCTGTCGAAGCGCCTGCCGAATTGCCCGACTTCGGGCTGGATTTTGGTCTGGACGAAGCCCAGCCACCGGTCGCCGACGAGCCTGAACTGCTGACCCTGCCCGATATCGACGCGCCGCCGCCGCCACCCGAGCCGGTGCGCCCGCCCTTGCCAGAGCCCGTGGCACTGCCGGTGCTGACCGCCACCGACACCGAGATCGACGCCGAAATGCTCGAGGTCTTTCTCGAGGAATGCGACGAGGTCGTGGCCACGGCGCGCGAGGCCCTGGCCCAGCTGCAGCTGGACAGCGGCGACCAGAACCAGCTGACCACCGTGCGCCGCGCCTTCCACACCCTGAAGGGCAGCTCGCGCATGGTCGGCCTGCTCGACTTCGGCGAAGGCGCCTGGGCCTGCGAGCAGCTCTACAACGCCCGGCTGGGTGACAACCGGCCGGCCGATGCCGGCCTGCTGGGCTTCAGTGGCGAGGCGCTGGACTATTTGCACGACTGGCGCAACGCGATTGCCGAGAAGCGCCAGGGCGGCCATCAATCGGCCAGTCTGCGTCGCGCCGCCGATGCCTTGCGCATCGAGGGCCGTGTCGAGGCGCTGGAATGGCCGCACGCGACGGTCGCCGAACCTGGGGCGGTGGTCGAAGCCGTGGCCGAGGTTGCTGCCCAGCCACTGCTCGAGGTGCCGGCGATTGCGGAGTTGCCGGTGCCGGAGGAAGAGGTGGTGCTGGAGCCCACCGAGCTGGCCGCGCTGGAGCCCGAGCTGTTGGTCGATCTGCCGATGGAAGCGATCGCGGTGCCCGAGACCGAAGAGGACGCCTTCTTCGAACTCGACCTGCCCGCTCTGCCCGCCGAGCCAGAGATCGTGCCCGAAGCGGTGGCCCAAGCGCTGCCCGAGCCGGCTCTGCCCAGCTTCGAGCTGGACCTGGACTTCGGCGCGGTCACGCCGGTGGTGGTTGCCGAGGTCGAAGCGTCGCCGGTCTTGCCGGACGCCGAGTTGCCGGCACTGCCGGCTGCGACCGAACTGCCCCTGGCGCTGGACGAACTCGAAGACGAGGACTTGCTGCTGCCCGAGGACGAGCCGCTGCCGGTGGTGGAGCCCGAGCCCGAACCGCAAATCATCGAGGTTGCCGAGTTGGTCGAACCCGAGGCGATTGCGGCGTTGGAGGAAACGCCGCCGCCCAAGCCCCATCTGGAACTGGTCCACTCCGTCGATGCCCTGGTGGCCGATGAGGCGCGGGAGCAGGCGCTGGCCGAGCAGGCCGAGGCCGTCAAGGTCATCGGCCCGCTGCGCATCAGCATTGCGCTGTTCAATATCTTCCTCAACGAGGCCGACGAGCTGTCGAGGCGCCTGTGCGTCGAGCTGGCCGAATGGGCGCTGGAGCTGAACCAGCAGTTGCCCGAGAGCAGCGTCGCGCTGGCCCATTCGCTGGCCGGCAATGCCGCCACCGTGGGCTTCGAGGACCTGTCGCGCCTGGCCCGCCTGCTGGAGCATGGACTGGAGCGCAGCCATGCGCTGGGCCGGGGCACGGTTGAGGAGGGTGAGCTGTTTGTCGAGGCAGCCGACGAGATCCGGCGCCTGCTGCACCAGTTCGCCGCCGGCTTCCTGAAGGCCCCCGACGCGGCACTGAACCAACGCCTGATCGATCACGAGCACCGCGCCGCCGAGCGCCTGCAAGACCTGGCCCTGCACGCGCCCCTGGTCGAGCCGGACTCGGATGACATGCCGCTGGTCGAGGTGATCGAAGACCCGGCGCACGCCGCGCCCGATGACGAGGCCTTGGCCACGGTCGCCGCCGAGACCCTGGCTGGGGTGGAGGAAGCGCCCGAGATCATCGAGGTGTTGGAGCCTGTCGAACCCGAACCCGAACCCGAACCCGAACCCGAACCGGGCCTCAGCATGCTCGGCCAGCTCGGCGAGGTCCTGAGCGGCCCGCTGCAGCCGGTGGCCGAGGTGCATGCCGCGCCGGGCCGGGCCCATGCCCGGGACGAGCTGGACGTCGCCGACCTGGACGCCGAGGACTCGATCGACACCGAGCTGTTCCCGATCTTCGAGGAAGAGGGCATCGAGCTGCTGCGGCAGCTGGCCGCGCTGATGCGTGACTGGCTGGCCTTGCCCGGAGATATGAGCAGTGCCTCGGCCTGCATGCGCAATCTGCACACCTTGAAGGGTGGCGCGCGTCTGGCCGGTGCCATGCGCCTGGGCGAGATGGCGCACCGCATGGAGTCGGTGGTCGAATCGCTGCTGGGCAGCGGCCAGGCCGAGGCCTCCGACATCGAGCGCCTGCAGTCCCATGTCGATGCGATGGCGGCGGTGTTTGATGCGCTTCGTCATCCGCCGGCCCCGGCCGAGGCCGAGCCGGTGGTGGTGGTCACGCCTGCGCCGGTGCAACTGCCCGAGCCGACGCCGCCCGCGGTGGCCGAGGCGGTGGAGATCGAGGCCCTGGCCTCGCTGGAGGCGCTCGACGCGAGCCCGCCCGGACCCGTGGTCGAGGCGATCGTCGCCCCGGCCGCGCCGCTGCCGGCGCCTGTGGAGATTGACTGGTCCCGTTTCGCGCCAAGCGGCGCCGCTACCGCCCCTCAGGAACGGGCGCAGAGCGCGGCCGGCCAGGGCATGGTGCGCGTGCGTGCGCCGTTGCTGGAGCGGCTGATCAACCAGGCCGGCGAGGTCAGCATCCGGCGTTCGCGTATGGAATCCGAAGTGGCCCAGATGAAGGGCTCGCTGAATGATCTGACCGACAATCTGGAGCGCCTGCGCCAGCAGCTGCGCGACATGGAATTCCAGGCCGATGCGCAGATCAGTTCGCGCCTCGAGTCGGCCAAGCAGGCCGAGCGCGATTTCGATCCGCTGGAATTCGACCGCTACACCCGGGTGCAGGAGCTGACTCGCATCATGGCCGAGTCGGTCGGTGACGTGGCCACCGTGCAGCGCACCCTGCAGCGCGCGCTGCAGTCGGCAGAAGACGAGCTCGCGGCCCAGGCCCGCCTGACCCGCGATCTGCAGGACGATTTGCTCAGCACCCGCATGGTCGAGTTCGACAGCCTGTCGGACCGGCTCTACCGCGTGCTGCGTCAGGCCGCCAAGGAAACCGGCAAGCAGGTGCGGCTGGACGTGCAGGGCGGCTCCATTGAAGTCGACCGCGGCGTGCTCGAGCGCATGACCGCCGCCTTCGAGCATCTGCTGCGCAACAGCGTCATCCACGGCATCGAGTCGCCCGAGAAGCGCGTCGCCGCCGGCAAGGAGGCCACCGGCAACATCGTTGTCGCGCTGACCCACGAGGGCAACGAGGTCGCGGTCGAATTCCGCGATGACGGCGCCGGCCTGAATCTGGAGCGCATACGCCAACGCGCGGTGCAGATGGGCCTGCTGACCGCCGAGGCCAAGCCCGGCACGGCCGAGCTGACCCAGCTGATCTTCATGCATGGTTTCTCCACCGCCAGTGCGCTGACCGAGATGGCCGGCCGCGGCGTCGGCATGGACGTGGTGCGCGATGACGTCAACGCCATGGGCGGGCGCATCGCCAGTGCCAGCTCACCCGGCCAGGGCACCAGCTTCAAGCTGCTGCTGCCGCTGACCACCGCCGTCACCCAGGTCGTGATGCTGCGCTGCGGCGACGATGTGGTGGCCGTGCCGGCCACCCTGATCGAGGTCGTCAAGCGCGTGCCGGTGCCCGAGATCGAGGCGGCTTATCGCAGCGGCACATTCACGGCCGGCGAGCCCATGCCCTTCTTCTGGCTCGGTGGCCTGCTGCAGCAAAGCGCCGCAGGCGTGCTGCAGGGACGCAACCAGCCGCTGGTGATCGTCAAGAGCGCCCAGCAGCGTGTCGCCCTGCATGTGGACGAGGTCATAGGCAACCAGGAAGTGGTGGTCAAGAACCTCGGCCCGCAACTGGCCCGTGTGCCGGGTCTTGCCGGCATCACCCTGCTGGCCTCGGGCGCCGCCGCCCTGATCTACAACCCGGTGGCTCTGGCCACCCTGCATGGCGACAGGGCGCGCCAGCGCGCCGAGGCGGCCCTGCAGGCCCAGACACCGCAGGCGCAGGAGGTTGTGGCGACGCTGGCACCCACGGTGATGGTGGTGGACGACTCGCTGACCGTGCGCCGCGTCACCCAGCGCCTGCTGGAGCGCGAGGGCTATCGCGTCACCCTGGCCAAGGATGGGCTGGATGCGCTGGAGAAGCTGGCCGACGAGCTGCCCGATATGGTTCTGTCCGACATCGAGATGCCGCGCATGGACGGTTTCGACCTGGTGCGCAATATGCACGCCGATGCACGGCTGCGCGAGCTGCCGGTGATCATGATCACCTCGCGCATTGCGCAGAAGCACAAGGACTACGCAGCAGAGTTGGGCGTGCAGCACTACCTGGGCAAGCCCTATGATGAAGAAGAACTTTTAGCATTGATTGCCAGATACACTTCACGCCAAAATCGCGGGTAG
- a CDS encoding CerR family C-terminal domain-containing protein — protein MPAMPADHEEKTSVNPDAVPARLLAAAIRIFAAKGYAGASTREICQAAGANVAAIHYYFGGKQGLYQAVLAKPVQDVVSLIPCAAAGAPLPAIDVALRQFYTAFLTPLIHGGDEFADLRRVSLREMVEPTQAFADVLQQSIAPEHQGLVALLMQHCGLDAPDDALHHLAFALVAIVENYWMSLDCMRLLAPGLLASPEAYAQLIERLVGYGMALVEHERRQRQAI, from the coding sequence ATGCCGGCCATGCCTGCCGACCATGAAGAAAAAACCAGTGTAAACCCGGATGCCGTGCCAGCCCGGCTGCTGGCCGCTGCGATTCGCATCTTTGCTGCCAAGGGCTATGCCGGCGCCAGCACGCGCGAAATCTGCCAGGCGGCCGGGGCCAATGTCGCGGCCATCCACTACTACTTCGGTGGCAAGCAGGGCCTGTACCAGGCGGTGCTGGCCAAGCCGGTGCAGGATGTGGTGTCGCTGATCCCCTGTGCCGCTGCAGGGGCGCCGCTGCCCGCCATCGACGTGGCGCTGCGCCAGTTCTACACCGCCTTTCTGACGCCGCTGATCCATGGCGGTGATGAGTTTGCCGATCTGCGCCGCGTCAGCCTGCGCGAGATGGTCGAGCCCACCCAGGCCTTTGCCGACGTGCTGCAGCAAAGCATCGCCCCCGAGCACCAGGGCTTGGTAGCACTGCTGATGCAGCACTGCGGCCTGGACGCGCCCGACGACGCCCTGCACCACCTGGCCTTCGCGCTGGTGGCCATCGTCGAGAACTACTGGATGTCGCTGGACTGCATGCGACTGCTGGCGCCCGGCCTGCTGGCCAGCCCCGAGGCCTATGCCCAGCTGATCGAACGCCTGGTCGGCTATGGCATGGCCCTGGTCGAGCATGAGCGGCGCCAGCGCCAAGCGATTTGA
- a CDS encoding GGDEF domain-containing protein — MSEVVDHLAELTGYRDRDVMDVTLVGSLRDLLEPLSVAIYRCVGETPNERWLTRARMSATDPVATADPLWAELETLPLLSEHAARLECFRTRSVIVVPGMPCVTLFPLANDREVVGVLEVQSVQALDMAMRRMVSSVLRIYHNFQGLLDYSERDTLTGLLNRKTFDESFLKATMEMPAGNDGRRHWGSEARYWLGLIDIDHFKSVNDRFGHLIGDEVLLLLARLMRSSFRFHDQLYRFGGEEFVVLMRCDKDVDAALAFERLRRNTEHYGFPQVGHISVSVGYSEVKPSDSPAAAFERADKAVYHAKAHGRNQVFSYADLVAAGHFKDEDEKVGAMELF, encoded by the coding sequence ATGTCCGAAGTCGTAGACCATCTCGCCGAGCTGACCGGCTACCGAGACCGCGACGTCATGGACGTCACCCTGGTGGGCTCGCTGCGTGACCTGCTGGAGCCGCTGTCGGTGGCCATCTACCGCTGCGTCGGCGAGACCCCCAACGAGCGTTGGCTGACCCGTGCGCGCATGAGCGCCACCGATCCTGTGGCTACCGCCGATCCGCTGTGGGCCGAGCTTGAAACCCTGCCCCTGCTGTCTGAGCACGCCGCGCGGCTGGAGTGCTTTCGCACTCGCAGCGTGATCGTCGTGCCGGGCATGCCCTGCGTCACCCTGTTCCCGCTGGCCAATGACCGCGAGGTTGTCGGCGTGCTCGAGGTGCAGAGCGTGCAGGCGCTGGACATGGCGATGCGCCGCATGGTCAGCAGCGTGCTGCGCATCTATCACAACTTCCAGGGCCTGCTGGACTACAGCGAGCGTGACACGCTGACCGGCCTGCTGAACCGCAAGACCTTCGACGAAAGCTTTCTGAAGGCGACGATGGAGATGCCTGCCGGCAACGACGGTCGCCGCCACTGGGGCAGCGAGGCGCGCTACTGGCTGGGGCTGATCGACATCGACCATTTCAAGTCGGTCAACGACCGCTTCGGCCATCTGATCGGCGACGAGGTGCTGCTGCTGCTGGCGCGGCTGATGCGCAGCAGCTTCCGCTTCCATGACCAGCTCTACCGCTTCGGCGGCGAGGAGTTCGTGGTGCTGATGCGTTGCGACAAGGATGTGGACGCCGCCCTGGCCTTCGAGCGACTGCGCCGCAACACCGAGCATTATGGCTTTCCGCAGGTGGGTCACATCAGCGTCAGCGTCGGCTACAGCGAGGTCAAGCCCAGTGACTCGCCGGCCGCCGCCTTCGAGCGCGCCGACAAGGCCGTCTATCACGCCAAGGCCCACGGCCGGAATCAGGTGTTCTCGTATGCCGATCTGGTGGCCGCCGGCCACTTCAAGGATGAGGATGAGAAGGTCGGGGCGATGGAGCTGTTCTAG